One Candidatus Zixiibacteriota bacterium genomic window carries:
- a CDS encoding serine hydrolase — MRLPFVRSYLLAAILLVPLAPTTSCGENDDYDRFACKVVTLLAPEIVPDEPGAAVVVTQQGKVIYRRCFGLANLEHRVPITQETVFDLASCAKQSSVLKSYGMGNSNDQSTVRIEWIDYIILISAAGLHCS, encoded by the coding sequence GTGCGTCTTCCATTTGTCCGTTCGTATCTGTTAGCCGCCATATTGCTTGTCCCACTAGCCCCGACCACGTCCTGCGGTGAGAATGACGACTACGATCGGTTTGCCTGCAAAGTTGTCACCCTGCTCGCCCCTGAGATAGTACCTGACGAGCCGGGTGCGGCAGTGGTGGTCACTCAGCAGGGCAAGGTCATCTATCGTCGTTGCTTCGGCCTGGCAAACCTTGAACACAGGGTTCCTATTACACAAGAAACTGTCTTCGATCTGGCCTCCTGCGCCAAGCAGTCAAGCGTGCTAAAGTCCTATGGCATGGGCAACTCGAATGACCAGTCTACTGTCCGGATTGAATGGATTGACTATATTATTCTGATCTCTGCCGCCGGACTGCACTGCTCGTAG
- a CDS encoding response regulator has product MVDTPIRLLVVDDDPLLRELLQDTLDTLGYRVTAAADGIEALERLAQGSFDLVITDIKMPGMDGIALLKRVNRLYPDLPVLFITGVASPEVIGQASPVGFLAKPFRISHIERLISDALHWRKERVEHPIRRVMVVDDDDLFREMLADTLTGHGFTACAVQNGPQALSELENGPVDAVITDIKMPGMDGIALMQAIKERHPELPVVLITAFMSEAELGPATPAARADGFLRKPFEIDRILELLDSLAPSPVDGRAGS; this is encoded by the coding sequence ATGGTGGACACGCCGATCCGGTTACTAGTGGTCGATGACGACCCGCTCCTGCGCGAGCTGCTGCAGGACACGCTCGACACGCTCGGGTACCGGGTGACGGCGGCGGCCGACGGGATCGAGGCGCTCGAGCGGCTCGCCCAGGGGTCGTTCGATCTCGTCATCACCGACATCAAGATGCCGGGCATGGACGGGATCGCGCTTTTGAAGCGGGTCAATCGCCTCTACCCCGATCTCCCGGTGCTGTTCATCACCGGGGTCGCCTCTCCGGAGGTGATCGGGCAGGCGTCGCCGGTCGGTTTTCTGGCCAAGCCGTTCCGAATCTCGCACATCGAGAGGCTCATTTCGGACGCGCTGCACTGGCGGAAGGAGCGGGTGGAGCATCCGATCCGCCGGGTGATGGTGGTGGACGACGACGATCTGTTTCGGGAGATGCTCGCCGACACGCTCACCGGCCACGGGTTCACGGCGTGCGCGGTGCAGAACGGTCCGCAGGCGCTGTCCGAGCTGGAGAACGGTCCGGTTGACGCGGTGATCACCGACATCAAGATGCCCGGCATGGATGGGATCGCGCTCATGCAGGCGATCAAGGAGCGGCACCCGGAGCTCCCGGTGGTGCTGATCACGGCGTTTATGAGCGAGGCGGAGCTCGGGCCGGCGACGCCCGCCGCCCGGGCCGACGGGTTTCTCCGCAAGCCGTTCGAGATCGATCGCATCCTCGAACTTCTGGATTCCCTCGCACCCTCGCCGGTCGACGGCCGGGCGGGTTCATGA
- a CDS encoding NTP transferase domain-containing protein: MEAIILAGGQGTRLYPHTAEIPKPLVTVGDRPIIEILIHTLRRRGIRRLRLAVSHLAHLIEAALGDGRGLGVEITYSREPRPLSTIGPLTLMEDLPEHFLVVNGDILTDLDFRRLYEGHRERGVVATVATCRRENRVDYGVIETDAQGRLAAFHEKPARTVTVSAGVYVFSREILRYVPRGERFGFDDLMATLLARGEPVATYPIAGYWLDVGRLEDYAVANQEFDRIKALLLSDPG, encoded by the coding sequence ATCGAAGCTATCATCCTCGCCGGCGGCCAGGGCACCCGGCTCTATCCCCACACGGCGGAGATTCCCAAGCCGCTCGTGACCGTCGGCGACCGCCCCATCATCGAGATCCTCATTCACACCCTCCGCCGGCGCGGCATCCGCCGCCTCCGCCTGGCCGTGAGCCACCTCGCCCACCTGATTGAAGCGGCGCTCGGCGACGGCCGCGGGCTCGGCGTCGAGATCACCTACTCCCGGGAGCCCCGTCCCCTGTCGACCATCGGCCCGCTCACGCTGATGGAGGATTTGCCCGAACATTTCCTGGTGGTCAACGGCGATATCCTCACCGACCTTGACTTCCGCCGCCTGTACGAAGGCCACCGCGAGCGCGGCGTCGTGGCGACGGTCGCGACCTGCCGCCGGGAGAACCGGGTCGACTACGGCGTCATCGAGACCGATGCGCAGGGGCGGCTCGCCGCCTTCCACGAGAAACCGGCGCGCACCGTGACCGTCTCGGCCGGCGTCTACGTCTTCTCGCGCGAGATCCTCCGCTATGTCCCGCGCGGCGAGCGATTCGGATTCGACGATCTCATGGCGACCCTGCTGGCGCGCGGCGAGCCGGTCGCCACGTATCCCATCGCGGGCTACTGGCTCGATGTCGGCCGCCTCGAGGATTACGCCGTCGCCAATCAGGAGTTCGATCGGATCAAGGCGCTGCTCCTCTCCGACCCCGGCTGA
- a CDS encoding S41 family peptidase — protein sequence MKTRMLKTSCLSLALLMLPLLMHAQETGTVASPETVFDHVWQTVDRTYGQFGSKHVDWAALYRVYRPQITAETSDGDLHRILLEMLGHLNDAHVCIQTDTSRTCCGLTEGLPRVGFSRELIESHYLKGTADTALDGRLLSGWLTDQIGYMYLRNFKSKPDELSAAIDGCMKGFAAASALIVDVRDNTGGKSENSELVADRFADRKRHFATSFDRYGEKHDDYLPPTYRNIEPAGPIQFTGPMVVLTDRHTASAAEEFVLAMRVLPHVTIVGDLTEGALAAQYPERLPNGWTLWVAHKYTIDLEGVCWDGVGIPPDVRITNTQADIDSGQDRVLQFALLFLETGRPEPQMEPASLDGIRTSLVQEFKMNLDKSGFEFAVNDLRSKIKGGDQRYFFSVVEMLELSREYVSRDEFKQAIELLEILRAEYPRFAHTYGLLAAAYLNSENQEAARTVVAEGERIKAMYSWEKPLLEKVKQALEEQ from the coding sequence GTGAAGACGCGAATGCTCAAGACCAGCTGCCTGTCGTTGGCACTGCTAATGCTCCCTTTGCTGATGCATGCGCAGGAGACCGGAACGGTTGCCAGCCCCGAGACGGTGTTTGACCACGTGTGGCAAACAGTGGATCGTACTTACGGCCAGTTTGGTAGTAAACACGTCGACTGGGCGGCCCTCTATAGGGTCTATCGTCCACAGATCACTGCCGAAACAAGCGACGGCGACCTGCACCGGATCTTGCTGGAGATGCTTGGACATTTGAACGATGCCCACGTGTGCATTCAGACCGACACGAGTCGCACCTGCTGCGGTTTGACCGAGGGTCTGCCGCGTGTCGGCTTCTCCCGGGAATTGATCGAGTCCCACTACCTGAAGGGAACAGCGGACACGGCGCTCGACGGCCGTCTGTTGAGCGGCTGGCTGACTGATCAGATCGGCTACATGTATCTTCGCAACTTCAAGAGCAAGCCCGACGAGTTGAGCGCCGCGATAGACGGCTGCATGAAAGGATTTGCTGCTGCCTCCGCGCTGATTGTCGATGTTCGCGATAACACGGGAGGCAAGTCAGAGAACAGCGAGCTGGTGGCTGACCGATTCGCCGATCGTAAACGGCATTTCGCGACGAGTTTCGATCGCTACGGCGAAAAACACGACGATTATCTACCGCCTACATACCGGAATATCGAGCCGGCCGGCCCGATTCAGTTCACTGGCCCCATGGTAGTGTTGACCGACCGCCACACGGCGAGCGCTGCTGAGGAGTTTGTCCTGGCTATGCGGGTCCTGCCGCATGTCACTATTGTCGGCGACCTTACTGAGGGCGCCTTAGCGGCTCAGTATCCGGAAAGGCTGCCGAATGGCTGGACGCTATGGGTCGCTCACAAGTACACCATTGATCTTGAGGGGGTCTGCTGGGATGGGGTGGGGATTCCTCCTGACGTGCGGATCACAAACACCCAGGCCGACATTGATTCAGGTCAGGATCGCGTTCTGCAGTTTGCTCTCCTCTTCCTTGAAACGGGCAGGCCGGAACCACAAATGGAACCAGCCAGTCTCGATGGAATCCGGACCTCCCTCGTGCAGGAATTCAAGATGAACCTTGATAAGTCCGGATTCGAATTCGCCGTAAACGACCTCAGAAGCAAGATTAAGGGCGGGGACCAGCGCTACTTTTTCAGCGTCGTGGAAATGCTGGAGTTGTCGCGAGAATACGTTAGCAGAGATGAATTCAAGCAGGCTATCGAACTACTGGAAATCTTGCGGGCAGAATATCCGCGGTTTGCCCACACGTATGGGTTGCTGGCAGCCGCCTATTTGAACTCCGAAAACCAGGAGGCCGCAAGGACGGTTGTCGCCGAAGGAGAGCGAATCAAGGCCATGTATTCGTGGGAGAAACCGCTCTTGGAAAAAGTAAAGCAGGCACTTGAAGAACAGTAG
- a CDS encoding NAD(P)-dependent oxidoreductase, with the protein MTHRPQTVLVTGGAGYIGSVLVRVLLRAGLRVRTIDNLSWGGEALLGVLGDPSFEFVFGDIRKQSAVDAALRGVDSLVHLAAVVGDPACRRQPELAAAVNGEASELLLARARAAGVGRFVFASTCSNYGRAPDGAVCDEDAPLRPISLYAELKVAFERRLLALEAPGLTTVCLRFATAYGLSGRPRFDLTVNEFTRDLFLRKPLEIYGEQFWRPYCHVADLAAACCLALAAPPEAIDRRAFNVGHTDENFRKADLVAMILAHLPDRAGLVTFVRREEDPRDYRVNCDRIRDTLGFIPRRRVADGIREIVAALTAGLITDPENPRYRNV; encoded by the coding sequence ATGACGCACCGTCCGCAGACAGTCCTCGTCACCGGCGGGGCCGGCTACATCGGATCCGTCCTCGTCCGCGTGCTCCTGCGGGCCGGCCTGCGCGTCCGCACCATCGACAACCTGAGCTGGGGCGGCGAAGCTCTCCTGGGAGTGCTCGGCGATCCCTCCTTCGAGTTCGTCTTCGGCGACATCCGCAAACAGTCGGCCGTCGACGCCGCACTGCGCGGCGTGGACAGCCTCGTCCACCTCGCCGCCGTCGTCGGCGATCCCGCCTGCCGCCGGCAGCCGGAACTGGCCGCGGCCGTGAACGGCGAAGCCTCCGAACTCCTCCTCGCCCGCGCCCGTGCAGCCGGCGTCGGCCGCTTCGTCTTCGCCTCGACCTGCTCGAACTACGGGCGGGCGCCGGACGGCGCGGTGTGCGACGAGGATGCGCCGCTGAGGCCGATCTCGCTCTACGCCGAACTCAAAGTCGCTTTCGAGCGCCGCCTGCTGGCCCTTGAGGCCCCCGGCCTGACCACCGTCTGCCTGCGCTTCGCCACCGCCTACGGCCTCTCCGGCCGCCCCCGCTTCGATCTGACCGTCAACGAGTTCACCCGCGATCTCTTCCTCCGCAAGCCGCTCGAAATTTACGGGGAGCAGTTTTGGCGCCCGTACTGCCACGTCGCCGACCTCGCGGCCGCCTGCTGTCTCGCTCTCGCGGCGCCCCCGGAGGCGATCGACCGCCGGGCCTTCAACGTCGGCCACACCGACGAGAATTTCCGAAAGGCGGATCTCGTGGCGATGATCCTCGCGCATCTGCCCGACCGCGCCGGGCTGGTCACCTTCGTCCGCCGCGAGGAAGACCCCCGCGACTACCGCGTCAACTGCGACCGCATCCGCGACACCCTCGGATTCATTCCGCGGCGGCGCGTGGCCGACGGCATCCGCGAGATCGTCGCCGCGCTGACGGCCGGTCTCATCACCGATCCGGAAAACCCGCGCTACCGCAACGTGTGA
- a CDS encoding tyrosine-type recombinase/integrase yields the protein MPDGTNPARKIGLHLHSHPIRHPGATAFVRAGGPLRVLQRALGHSTLRVRNDTFT from the coding sequence TTGCCTGACGGCACTAATCCTGCCCGTAAGATCGGGCTACACCTGCACTCGCATCCGATACGCCACCCCGGGGCCACAGCATTCGTCCGCGCAGGTGGGCCACTGCGAGTCCTGCAGCGTGCGCTCGGCCACTCGACCCTGCGTGTGCGGAACGATACGTTCACGTAG
- a CDS encoding penicillin acylase family protein gives MTPRTRRMLGGAALVFAGLAVGFAIAVWATLDGTLPPCDGEIRLAGLDGPIEITFDSMGVAQVWAETAHDGLFGLGWLHAADRLFQADFTRRVAQGWLSELLGAATAAFDSERRRDGHARLARAALAKLSPENQARLQAYADGINAYRARGRRPLEYLLLRTEAEEWRVYDCLTVLSFMTWYSDALQNRDHFFAELVREGRAGVLDSLPLGYPSGALPPGCGERAEAAGRLNLGGGAEAFTPARSSNAWAVAPARSASGKAIFCSDPHLELTRLPQFWYAVGLHTRRPQLDAVGVTIPGLPFVVMGHNGQAAWAFTAGGVDLVDYYVERVNPGDPEEYLERIDPARGADSLVWSRIEVVRDTVAIAGSDSGAVIQLRFTRHGAVDPEWSGRDSLVVCRWAGLEADLDRAATAGWELMQTRTFAEFRGAVTAMGALNANWLYADAGGTIGYQLGSPVPRRGEASPYAPLAGWAAEDDWKGYLSGDERPWCENPPEGWLANCNNRTAERPDIPGSYAIDRIVRIEALLRSQERFTADDMRRFQLDRIDAYALRWKGLIDSVGAAIGDTTGALAAVASWDGSADAASRAAGLVRVFLMRLGPAVFADELGEGSEGLGTAAVDQVFFGGDSTWLDDRTTAGRIENRYEIAGRALREALDIARGRTWGEMQTLQMRHPMADAPVIGGLIDLAFGPWPWGGTSGTLNSSFCRQPEPGRFETIVGPSWRFILDFADVEGALMVLPAGNSGHPLSPHFFDFNESWRNGRYWNVPIGRDRVYRRAASLLRLAPGDTVQPGSERSSALIRSNS, from the coding sequence ATGACGCCGCGCACGCGACGGATGCTGGGCGGGGCGGCGCTGGTGTTCGCGGGGCTCGCGGTCGGATTCGCGATTGCGGTCTGGGCGACGCTGGACGGGACGCTGCCGCCGTGCGACGGCGAAATCCGGCTGGCTGGACTCGACGGGCCGATCGAGATCACATTCGACAGCATGGGCGTGGCCCAGGTCTGGGCGGAGACGGCCCACGACGGTCTGTTCGGGTTGGGCTGGCTGCACGCGGCGGACCGGCTCTTCCAGGCCGATTTCACGCGCCGCGTGGCGCAGGGGTGGCTGTCGGAACTGCTGGGCGCGGCCACGGCGGCGTTCGACAGCGAGCGGCGGCGCGACGGGCACGCGCGCCTCGCCCGGGCGGCCCTCGCAAAACTCTCGCCGGAGAACCAGGCTCGCCTCCAGGCGTATGCCGACGGAATCAACGCCTATCGTGCGCGCGGCCGCCGGCCGCTCGAGTACCTCCTCCTCCGGACCGAGGCCGAGGAATGGCGGGTGTACGACTGCCTGACGGTGCTGAGTTTCATGACCTGGTACTCGGACGCCCTTCAGAACCGCGACCACTTTTTCGCCGAACTAGTGCGGGAAGGTCGCGCGGGCGTGCTGGACAGCCTGCCACTGGGTTACCCCTCGGGGGCGCTGCCGCCGGGGTGCGGGGAGCGGGCCGAGGCGGCGGGGCGGTTGAACCTCGGAGGGGGGGCGGAGGCGTTCACCCCGGCGCGGTCGTCCAACGCCTGGGCCGTGGCGCCGGCGCGGAGCGCCTCGGGCAAGGCGATCTTCTGCAGCGACCCGCACCTGGAACTGACGCGCCTGCCGCAGTTCTGGTACGCGGTTGGGCTGCACACCCGGCGGCCTCAGCTCGATGCGGTGGGAGTCACGATCCCGGGGCTGCCGTTCGTCGTCATGGGTCACAACGGTCAGGCGGCGTGGGCCTTCACCGCCGGAGGAGTCGACCTCGTCGATTACTACGTCGAGCGGGTGAACCCCGGCGACCCGGAGGAGTACCTTGAGCGCATCGATCCCGCGCGGGGCGCCGACTCGCTCGTCTGGAGCCGGATCGAGGTCGTCCGGGACACGGTCGCCATCGCCGGGTCCGACTCGGGAGCGGTGATCCAGCTGCGGTTCACGCGGCACGGGGCGGTCGACCCGGAGTGGTCGGGCCGCGACTCGCTCGTGGTCTGTCGGTGGGCGGGGCTTGAGGCCGACCTCGATCGGGCGGCGACAGCCGGGTGGGAGCTGATGCAGACCCGCACGTTCGCGGAGTTCCGCGGGGCGGTGACGGCGATGGGCGCGCTCAATGCCAATTGGCTCTATGCGGATGCGGGTGGAACGATTGGGTACCAGCTCGGCAGCCCGGTGCCGCGCCGCGGCGAGGCGTCGCCCTACGCGCCGCTCGCGGGGTGGGCGGCCGAAGACGACTGGAAGGGGTACCTCTCGGGCGACGAACGGCCGTGGTGCGAAAACCCGCCCGAGGGATGGCTGGCCAACTGCAACAACCGGACCGCGGAGCGACCGGACATCCCCGGATCGTACGCGATCGATCGCATTGTGCGGATCGAGGCGCTCCTGCGGTCGCAGGAGCGGTTCACGGCCGACGACATGCGGCGATTCCAGCTTGACCGCATCGACGCCTACGCGCTGCGGTGGAAGGGGCTGATCGACTCAGTCGGCGCCGCGATCGGCGACACGACCGGCGCGCTCGCGGCCGTCGCGTCGTGGGACGGTTCGGCGGACGCAGCCTCGCGCGCGGCGGGTCTGGTCCGGGTGTTTCTCATGCGCCTGGGGCCGGCCGTGTTCGCCGACGAGCTGGGAGAGGGGAGTGAGGGTCTCGGTACTGCCGCCGTCGACCAGGTATTTTTCGGCGGCGACAGCACGTGGCTCGATGACCGCACGACGGCCGGGCGGATCGAAAACCGCTACGAGATCGCCGGCCGCGCGCTCCGGGAGGCGCTGGACATCGCCCGAGGTCGGACGTGGGGGGAAATGCAGACGCTGCAGATGCGGCATCCGATGGCGGACGCCCCGGTGATCGGAGGGCTGATCGATCTCGCGTTCGGTCCCTGGCCCTGGGGAGGGACCTCGGGAACGCTGAACTCGTCCTTCTGCCGGCAGCCGGAGCCGGGGCGGTTCGAGACGATCGTGGGGCCGAGCTGGCGGTTTATCCTGGATTTCGCCGACGTCGAGGGCGCGCTGATGGTGCTTCCGGCCGGGAACTCGGGCCATCCGCTCAGCCCGCACTTTTTCGATTTCAACGAGTCGTGGCGAAACGGGCGCTACTGGAACGTGCCGATCGGGCGGGACCGGGTGTACCGCCGGGCAGCCTCGCTCCTCAGGCTGGCGCCGGGGGACACGGTTCAGCCGGGGTCGGAGAGGAGCAGCGCCTTGATCCGATCGAACTCCTGA
- a CDS encoding phosphomannomutase/phosphoglucomutase, protein MAVDPSIFKAYDIRGTVPDQLNGDLAYRIGYALASVLKPRSIAVGRDMRVSSDLLFEHLARGINDYGADVIDLGLISTDALYFAVGKFGYDGGVMVTASHNPKEYNGFKVCRKEAVPLSGQEGLNQVLRFIQDGEEMPRSPSPGVVARKDILSEYADHCLSFIDISRVREFHVVIDAGNGIAGRTVPPVLDRLPIRTTRLYFELDGTFPNHPASPIELENLADLIRAIAETGADFGAAFDGDADRMFLVDRKGRQIGGDMVTAMVAKSLLKRHPGETILYNLICSRAVPELVERMGGTAIRTRVGHALIKPLMKKHNAIFGGEHSGHFYFRDNWFADSGLIAFLVCLELLSEERRPLDEVVRDLDPYVRSGEINSRVADQKAKIEAIAEAYGDGRQDRIDGLTVAYDTFWFNLRPSNTEPLLRLNIEADSPRILEVQKAKLLGLIRS, encoded by the coding sequence ATGGCAGTTGACCCGTCGATCTTCAAAGCCTACGACATCCGGGGCACCGTCCCCGACCAGCTCAACGGAGACCTGGCCTACCGCATCGGTTATGCGCTGGCCAGCGTGCTGAAACCGAGATCCATCGCGGTCGGTCGCGATATGCGCGTATCCTCCGACCTGCTCTTTGAGCACCTCGCCCGGGGGATAAACGACTATGGCGCCGACGTGATCGACCTCGGTCTCATTTCCACCGACGCCCTCTATTTTGCCGTCGGGAAATTCGGTTACGACGGCGGGGTGATGGTGACCGCCAGCCACAACCCGAAAGAATACAACGGGTTCAAGGTCTGCCGCAAAGAGGCTGTGCCGCTCTCGGGCCAGGAGGGCCTCAACCAGGTGCTCAGGTTTATCCAGGACGGCGAGGAGATGCCCCGCTCCCCCTCTCCGGGGGTGGTGGCGCGCAAGGATATCCTCTCCGAATACGCCGACCATTGCCTTTCGTTCATCGACATTTCCCGCGTCCGGGAGTTCCACGTCGTGATCGATGCGGGCAACGGGATCGCCGGGCGGACCGTGCCGCCGGTCCTCGACCGCCTTCCGATCCGCACGACGCGGCTCTATTTCGAGCTGGACGGGACTTTCCCAAACCACCCCGCCTCGCCGATTGAGTTGGAGAACCTGGCCGACCTGATCCGGGCGATTGCGGAGACGGGGGCGGATTTCGGGGCCGCGTTCGACGGCGATGCGGACCGCATGTTCCTCGTGGACCGCAAGGGCCGTCAGATCGGCGGGGACATGGTGACGGCGATGGTGGCCAAGTCGCTGCTGAAGAGACATCCGGGGGAGACGATCCTCTACAACCTGATCTGTTCGCGGGCGGTTCCCGAACTGGTGGAGCGGATGGGGGGGACGGCGATCCGGACGCGGGTCGGCCACGCGCTCATCAAGCCGCTCATGAAGAAGCACAACGCGATTTTCGGGGGCGAACACTCCGGGCATTTCTATTTCCGCGACAACTGGTTCGCCGACTCCGGCCTCATCGCGTTCCTTGTCTGCCTCGAGCTGCTCTCCGAGGAGCGGCGACCGCTGGACGAGGTGGTGCGCGACCTCGATCCGTATGTCCGCTCGGGCGAGATCAACAGCCGGGTGGCCGACCAGAAGGCGAAAATCGAGGCGATCGCCGAGGCCTACGGCGACGGCCGGCAGGACCGGATCGACGGCCTCACGGTGGCCTACGACACCTTCTGGTTCAATCTCCGGCCGTCCAACACCGAGCCCCTGCTGCGGCTGAATATCGAGGCCGACAGCCCCAGGATCCTCGAGGTGCAGAAAGCGAAACTGCTGGGCCTGATTCGCTCCTGA
- a CDS encoding uracil-DNA glycosylase, with product MKDCPKSLKHEAERSARKRLLKHEHIAPLTRYVDAIISQHPDKSIPYFDPLDGGTRAQCLFVLEAPGQNAVRSGFISRNNDDESAKNFFEINVEAGIPREKTITWNVVPWYIGTGKKIRPATADDIRAGLPYLNSLIDLLPNLQIIVLVGKKAQRVKRKLESQYDYIRIFECYHPSPLVVNTNPRNKQKIIEALRPVSHILSQAARA from the coding sequence ATGAAAGATTGCCCCAAGAGCCTTAAACACGAAGCGGAGCGATCAGCAAGAAAGAGACTGCTCAAGCACGAGCATATCGCCCCTCTCACACGATATGTGGATGCTATCATTTCCCAACATCCAGACAAGAGCATTCCGTACTTCGATCCTCTGGACGGTGGCACCAGAGCGCAATGCCTGTTCGTATTGGAGGCACCGGGGCAAAATGCGGTAAGGTCCGGTTTCATTTCTCGGAATAACGACGATGAGTCGGCGAAGAACTTCTTTGAAATCAACGTGGAGGCCGGTATCCCAAGAGAGAAAACGATTACTTGGAATGTTGTGCCCTGGTATATCGGTACCGGCAAGAAGATACGACCGGCCACAGCAGATGACATCCGTGCGGGGCTGCCTTATTTGAATAGCCTTATAGATCTCTTGCCGAACCTACAGATTATTGTGCTCGTTGGTAAGAAAGCCCAGAGAGTGAAAAGGAAACTCGAAAGTCAATATGACTACATCAGGATATTCGAATGCTATCATCCGAGTCCGCTGGTTGTTAATACCAATCCACGGAACAAACAGAAGATCATAGAAGCGCTTAGACCCGTGAGTCACATCCTCAGTCAGGCAGCCAGAGCTTGA